In Fusarium oxysporum Fo47 chromosome IX, complete sequence, the following proteins share a genomic window:
- a CDS encoding membrane-associated, eicosanoid/glutathione metabolism protein, whose amino-acid sequence MPQIANQPLLGPLVSLNAWTYAMEALLYKRRTPALKKYNISFDPEIVKQEKATKLPAFVQWPADNFNNLLEQPTQFYAISLALNLLNIKDKTTVRLAWGYVGLRIIHSLVHVSTNNVLIRFPVFAASSLVLVGMTVKAALELWF is encoded by the coding sequence ATGCCTCAAATCGCCAACCAACCCCTCCTCGGCCCCCTTGTCAGCCTCAATGCTTGGACCTATGCTATGGAAGCCCTACTCTACAAACGCCGAACTCCAGCCCTCAAAAAGTACAATATCAGCTTCGATCCAGAGATTGTTAAGCAGGAGAAGGCAACAAAGTTGCCTGCTTTTGTGCAGTGGCCGGCAGATAACTTCAATAACCTGCTCGAGCAACCGACCCAGTTCTACGCTATTTCTCTTGCGTTAAACTTGTTGAATATCAAGGATAAGACTACAGTACGTTTAGCATGGGGCTACGTCGGTCTGAGAATCATCCATAGTCTGGTCCATGTATCGACTAATAATGTTCTCATCCGCTTTCCGGTTTTTGCCGCCAGTTCACTCGTGCTTGTTGGAATGACGGTCAAGGCCGCGCTGGAGCTTTGGTTTTAG
- a CDS encoding HotDog domain-containing protein, with the protein MSTEVRPSPIGGSQTTQALSQRLASIAASHPATLDLQGKIKVEVTRSVLSVREEYIQDNLTSTTLAGLHAISPPPFVYKDDTAGGLLAFYHLGHKLSGHSGLVHGGIAAVLLDECMGRASFPRLTGKISVTANLNLNYKSPIEVDSIILIRADVMEVQGRKAWVRGVIENAEDGAEGQSR; encoded by the exons atgTCCACTGAAGTACGTCCAAGTCCGATTGGTGGTTCTCAGACAACCCAAGCTCTGTCCCAGCGTCTCGCCTCCATAGCTGCTTCTCATCCAGCTACCCTCGACCTTCAGGGAAAGATCAAAGTTGAGGTAACTCGCTCTGTATTGTCTGTACGAGAAGAATACATCCAAGACAACCTGACCTCAACGACTTTGGCTGGTCTCCATGCCATCTCGCCACCTCCCTTCGTTTATAAAGATGATACAGCCGGAGGTCTCCTAGCATTCTATCATCTTGGCCACAAACTATCCGGCCATTCTGGCCTTGTTCACGGTGGCATAGCTGCCGTGTTGCTAGACGAATGCATGGGAAGAGCGAGCTTTCCCCGACTGACCGGCAAGATTTCGGTTACAGCAAATCTTAACTTGAACTACAAGAGTCCGATAGAGGTAGATAGTATTATCCTGATTCGGGCCGACGTTATGGAAGTTCAGGGGCGGAAAGCGTGGGTTCGGGGCGTAATTGAGAATGCAGAGGACG GCGCTGAAGGACAATCCCGATAG
- a CDS encoding fungal-specific transcription factor domain-containing protein, whose amino-acid sequence MQPNPVISQATNCIESAADLNMPDMPPTQGARRRHRTFTLIIVIQGCWKCRSRKVKRSTQADPFSVTRHVRGVSIVDASASNALATILRSHGWNKTNQSLFKPMGGVFCAAVLFVDVPELTWAGFETLSSELLDLLILSCDDNPCHTQAYIYRERSSWTPKCHNPFSVFSSRPEILTPLRSSLNPTLLQELKPPPQGLDSITGPLQDERFLFHHYVTHVASIMLPYEHPYNPWQCYWATAALQLALSGQKVLYRAILAHSAFNIAHLLGNDAKMANIALRYYNAALSHLTHDLVHSKTDSSAMLASIMSLMFAEAYRGHSTDWKHHLRGARTLLWSYGEAYPWILSDLARSSLESLGVIEIIAGSSKWFNRSDFEANRQSPDAGNPDPLAMLSTPDFIFTIGAPRCVLECISKITHFSQAPLGDISRTTSNELLHEVLSCLNSVQSNSSFIPNNPPEAKHQAKAFISATYIYCYRTLLDVPPHAIQQHVHDTLGHVSAFLANSTGNFSAWPAFIAAAEAYTQEDLATAQEWVNWATSLSFMKYGEDAR is encoded by the exons ATGCAGCCTAATCCGGTTATCAGTCAG GCGACTAATTGCATAGAATCTGCAGCCGACTTAAATATGCCAGATATGCCACCAACGCAGGGTGCACGGCGCCGCCATCGGACGTTTACT CTCATCATTGTGATACAGGGCTGCTGGAAATGTCGATCACGTAAAGTGAAG CGGTCCACCCAGGCTGACCCATTCAGTGTGACGAGACACGTCCGTGGTGTCTCAATTGTCGACGCATCGGCATCCAATGCTCTGGCTACGATTCTAAGATCGCATGGATGGAACAAGACAAATCAAAGCCTTTTCAAACCGATGGGCGGCGTATTTTGCGCAGCG GTCCTATTCGTGGACGTCCCTG AATTAACATGGGCAGGGTTTGAAACTTTATCTAGCGAACTTTTGGACCTCCTGATATTGTCTTGCGATGACAACCCTTGTCATACCCAAGCCTACATCTATCGTGAGCGATCATCTTGGACGCCTAAATGTCATAACCCATTCTCAGTGTTTTCATCGAGGCCTGAAATTTTGACACCATTGAGAAGCTCCCTTAATCCAACGCTTTTGCAGGAGTTGAAACCTCCACCGCAAGGCCTTGATTCAATCACGGGTCCGCTCCAGGACGAGCGTTTCTTATTCCATCACTACGTCACCCACGTAGCTTCCATAATGCTCCCTTACGAACATCCTTACAATCCATGGCAATGCTATTGGGCCACTGCCGCTTTACAGCTTGCATTATCAGGCCAGAAAGTCCTCTATAGGGCCATACTAGCCCATTCAgctttcaacatcgcccATTTGCTTGGAAACGATGCCAAGATGGCTAACATTGCGCTAAGGTACTACAATGCGGCACTGTCGCATCTAACACATGATTTGGTGCATAGCAAAACCGACTCCTCGGCTATGCTAGCTTCTATCATGAGCTTGATGTTTGCTGAG GCCTATCGCGGTCATTCCACAGACTGGAAACACCACTTACGCGGAGCAAGGACGCTTCTTTGGTCGTACGGTGAGGCCTACCCCTGGATCTTGTCAGACTTGGCTCGTTCTTCCCTAGAAAGCCTCGGCGTGATAGAGATCATCGCCGGATCCTCTAAATGGTTCAATCGCTCTGATTTCGAGGCTAATCGTCAGTCACCTGACGCTGGGAACCCGGATCCTTTGGCGATGTTATCCACACCTGATTTCATCTTCACTATCGGGGCGCCACGCTGCGTTTTGGAATGCATCTCCAAAATCACGCACTTTAGCCAAGCACCACTTGGTGACATATCTCGGACAACGAGCAATGAGCTTCTTCACGAAGTCCTCTCATGTCTCAATTCAGTCCAAAGTAACAGCAGTTTCATTCCCAACAATCCTCCAGAGGCCAAGCATCAAGCAAAAGCATTCATATCTGCGACTTATATTTACTGTTACCGAACATTGCTTGATGTACCCCCTCACGCCATTCAACAGCATGTCCACGATACCTTGGGTCACGTGTCAGCCTTTCTCGCCAACAGTACTGGGAACTTTTCTGCATGGCCAGCCTTCATCGCCGCAGCCGAGGCATACACACAGGAAGATTTGGCGACAGCGCAAGAATGGGTTAATTGGGCGACATCT TTGTCCTTTATGAAATATGGCGAAGACGCGAGGTAA
- a CDS encoding uncharacterized protein (expressed protein): MLAGQRSATNDGVQDATPCAALPPDPGIAEHATASSSSRSDLCYQTESGTTHWSAMLDDIQALRSTLDSFEDNSTDAEDVSAPQLEAGMGIGVMFGAGLSQALSIEQVLNTHLPSRRDTDRLVSAYFRVRLYITPFIHAVQFRRQYETFWNDPAAASPLWISILFSMLFMAANISRTSRENEVPGHGFTIAAAQCLALGKYFRPKPFCFEALLLYLQSRFVTCLEISPDMGSLLSMLAHIATVSGYHRERSVPSLSPFAAEMRRRAWSMFLQLDLLVSFHLGVPSRIVLSVSNTQAPSNLLDSDFDEDSTQLPASRPNTEVTGVTFCILKHGFMTIFDKIFQHVLMDRLHEAKDSEIDALDTELKGLYKALPELYQPRPIENCIIDHPQLIVARLCISFVYYKCLCVLHRPHVTRHRDKSVRECYAASSALVSDLLRVYEECKPGGQLDTEEWLMKSITWHDFLLGVTTLCLVAYATNQATDGFHIDEPGTKLLLERARTVIQMEQSEDGARARSRVLSIVEATVIHLEEQQSGERMQLLPDMNTLQPINAMRPSSNDREGSSWKWSETQLLNQTNWDYLDELFDTSHH, encoded by the coding sequence ATGCTTGCGGGACAACGCTCGGCTACCAATGACGGAGTTCAAGATGCCACTCCATGTGCTGCGTTGCCACCAGATCCGGGCATCGCGGAACATGCGACTGCGTCGTCATCTTCGCGTTCTGACCTTTGTTACCAGACTGAAAGCGGCACAACACACTGGTCAGCCATGCTAGATGATATACAAGCGCTCAGGTCTACACTAGATTCTTTCGAGGACAATTCTACAGATGCTGAAGACGTCAGCGCTCCTCAATTAGAAGCCGGGATGGGCATAGGTGTCATGTTTGGTGCCGGTCTCTCGCAAGCTCTGAGTATCGAACAAGTACTTAACACTCATCTTCCCTCGCGAAGGGATACCGACCGCCTGGTCTCTGCATACTTCCGAGTTCGGCTGTACATCACGCCGTTCATACACGCAGTGCAATTTCGGAGGCAGTATGAGACTTTTTGGAATGACCCTGCTGCAGCATCACCCCTCTGGATCTCGATACTCTTTTCAATGCTGTTCATGGCCGCCAATATTTCCCGGACCAGTAGAGAAAACGAGGTACCAGGGCATGGATTTACAATTGCTGCTGCCCAGTGTCTTGCTTTGGGCAAGTATTTCCGTCCCAAGCCCTTCTGCTTTGAAGCACTCCTGCTTTACCTTCAATCACGTTTCGTCACTTGTCTAGAAATCTCTCCAGACATGGGTTCTCTTCTCAGCATGCTTGCCCATATAGCCACGGTTTCAGGCTATCACAGAGAGCGCAGCGTCCCAAGCTTGAGTCCCTTCGCAGCAGAAATGCGACGTAGGGCATGGAGTATGTTCTTACAGCTTGATCTTCTGGTATCATTCCACCTGGGTGTTCCGAGTAGAATCGTCTTATCAGTCTCAAACACACAGGCTCCAAGCAATCTCCTCGACTCCGACTTTGACGAAGATAGCACTCAACTTCCTGCCTCACGGCCCAATACCGAGGTGACTGGTGTGACATTTTGCATCCTGAAGCACGGATTTATGACAATATTCGACAAGATCTTTCAACATGTGCTGATGGATCGTTTACACGAAGCAAAGGATAGTGAAATCGACGCTTTAGACACCGAACTGAAAGGTTTATACAAAGCCCTACCGGAATTATATCAGCCTCGGCCAATCGAAAATTGTATAATCGATCATCCCCAACTTATTGTCGCTCGTCTTTGTATCTCTTTTGTATACTACAAATGTCTCTGTGTTCTTCATCGTCCACATGTGACCAGACATAGAGACAAGAGCGTCCGAGAATGCTATGCCGCGTCATCTGCCTTGGTATCTGATCTCCTGCGTGTTTATGAGGAGTGTAAGCCTGGAGGTCAGCTGGATACCGAGGAATGGCTTATGAAGAGCATCACTTGGCATGACTTCCTACTCGGTGTAACTACACTATGTCTTGTGGCTTATGCAACAAACCAGGCAACGGATGGATTCCATATCGACGAGCCGGGAACAAAGCTTCTTTTAGAGAGAGCCAGAACAGTGATCCAAATGGAACAATCGGAAGATGGAGCAAGAGCACGATCTAGAGTTTTATCAATAGTGGAAGCCACTGTTATTCATTTGGAGGAGCAACAAAGTGGCGAGCGCATGCAGTTACTGCCTGATATGAATACGTTACAACCGATAAACGCCATGAGACCATCCTCAAATGACAGAGAGGGATCGAGCTGGAAATGGAGTGAGACCCAGCTATTAAACCAAACCAACTGGGACTATCTCGACGAACTGTTCGATACCTCTCATCATTGA